In one window of Siphonobacter curvatus DNA:
- a CDS encoding SDR family oxidoreductase, with protein sequence MKIVIIGGTGLIGSNVASKLRQLGHTVIAASPSTGIDAITGEGLSQALEKAEVVIDLSNSASPEADTALHFFQTAGRNLAAAEKTAGVKHHLVLSIVGTDRAPHIGYLQAKKNQEDIIKESGIPFTIIRATQFHEHITTLIAVQSQGDQVHVSTLDYQPIAAEDVATLITQLSLEAPKNGTVEIAGPDRAPMNDFVTKYLAIKGEAKVVAVNDDNQYMFFTMPKSGLVPEGDFYAGIIRFDDWAKN encoded by the coding sequence ATGAAAATTGTAATCATTGGTGGTACTGGACTGATTGGATCAAATGTCGCTAGTAAACTTCGTCAACTTGGCCATACCGTAATTGCCGCTTCTCCTTCCACCGGCATTGATGCGATTACGGGCGAAGGGCTTTCTCAGGCATTGGAAAAGGCTGAAGTAGTCATTGACCTTTCTAATTCCGCTTCTCCGGAAGCAGATACGGCCCTTCATTTCTTTCAAACGGCAGGCCGCAACCTGGCAGCCGCGGAAAAAACAGCTGGTGTCAAACACCATTTGGTGTTATCGATAGTAGGCACAGACCGGGCACCTCACATTGGCTATCTGCAGGCTAAGAAAAATCAGGAGGACATTATCAAGGAATCAGGCATCCCCTTTACTATCATTCGTGCGACGCAATTTCATGAACATATTACTACACTCATCGCCGTGCAATCTCAAGGCGATCAGGTTCATGTTTCCACGCTTGATTACCAACCCATCGCCGCAGAAGACGTGGCCACATTGATAACTCAACTCTCCTTGGAAGCTCCTAAAAATGGTACAGTTGAAATCGCAGGACCTGATCGGGCACCCATGAATGATTTTGTAACCAAATACTTAGCCATTAAAGGAGAGGCTAAAGTGGTGGCAGTCAACGATGACAACCAATATATGTTTTTTACGATGCCTAAATCAGGTCTAGTCCCGGAAGGTGACTTCTACGCGGGCATAATCCGGTTCGATGATTGGGCAAAAAACTAA
- a CDS encoding sigma-54-dependent Fis family transcriptional regulator, with amino-acid sequence MKRLSGLTTHLEDQSILETERQLLLDLGNDITRIRDKNDLIVLFSKRIKSLFYFTHTIITLIDRKDETYIPFLLDHQASAIKDHPAYATMVGSRFTLSEPFIQTVLAAKEPVDFRLDEVMQAPQSPAFLRVNFEKGIRHVLMTTLRIEDRPIGFIHIYTDCDQPFSKDFQAVIERISPQLSSAVANIIKNEEILKKESEKSFLLDFSNAITAVRTQEELAVVVKTALRKLNPDGGYVIRKINPDGITMSAYLHDTGSSTFDKALLERVLAEKYPINDGLQNRVLDSFIPLLFTVERELDRGYSLSYLDLWKNMGFKTMVGLALRNGNTNIGLLWLSIDEINIPILQGLCSQVAIAMGNIMANEDILRRQAEQALMLAFSNELTGVKTKADLDYVTSQTLQSLFNTRIAVLYLLAEDQVTLRPFLFDKQFFDEQEMQERIDFYSLKVSETHVKQVFESTQPLLLEIDEHVEAKCLKLSIQREQRKYKNVYAAALRLGEQDLGMLWMLGEQINGPLLEAICAQISTAVSNVLAGEQILHLKKQLEDENDYLKEQLRTNFDEIVGSGQAMQEVYRLISLVAPSNTTVLLLGETGTGKELIAKAIHNASSRKGKLMIKVNCAALPPNLVESELFGHERGAFTGAVERRIGKFELAHNSTIFLDEIGEMPLETQVKLLRVLQEKEMERVGGKATIKLNVRVIAATNRNLEAEVKAGRFRSDLYYRLNVFPIHLPALRDRVEDMKSLADFFLSKYSKNVGKKPIKLSENALRQLQAYLWPGNVRELEHLMERSVLLNPDHLIRQFFLPSISENTAETPALGSDLSLEEVERTYIIQVLRRCQGKISGIGGAAEILGIPGNTVHSKMKKLRITKADYFGH; translated from the coding sequence ATGAAGCGACTTTCCGGCTTAACAACGCACCTAGAAGATCAGTCTATCCTGGAAACAGAGCGGCAACTCCTGCTGGATCTGGGAAACGATATCACGCGGATACGGGATAAGAATGACCTTATTGTACTATTTTCCAAGCGGATTAAGTCATTATTCTATTTTACGCACACCATCATCACGCTGATTGATCGAAAGGATGAAACCTATATACCTTTCCTGCTCGATCATCAGGCTTCAGCCATTAAAGACCATCCTGCATACGCAACTATGGTCGGCTCCCGCTTTACCCTTAGCGAACCCTTTATTCAAACGGTGCTTGCGGCGAAGGAGCCGGTTGATTTTCGTCTGGACGAAGTCATGCAGGCCCCGCAGAGTCCGGCATTCTTGCGGGTGAACTTTGAGAAAGGCATCCGGCATGTACTCATGACTACGCTGCGGATTGAGGACCGGCCGATAGGCTTCATCCATATTTATACGGATTGCGACCAACCGTTTTCCAAGGACTTTCAAGCAGTCATTGAGCGAATTAGCCCGCAGTTATCGAGTGCCGTTGCCAACATTATCAAGAATGAAGAAATACTCAAAAAGGAAAGTGAAAAATCGTTCTTACTGGATTTTAGCAACGCAATCACGGCTGTCCGCACGCAGGAAGAGCTGGCTGTAGTCGTCAAAACAGCATTACGAAAGCTAAATCCTGACGGAGGATACGTCATCCGCAAAATCAATCCAGACGGAATCACGATGTCGGCGTACTTACACGATACCGGGTCTTCCACCTTTGATAAAGCCTTATTAGAACGGGTTCTTGCCGAGAAATATCCCATCAACGATGGACTTCAAAACCGTGTTCTCGACAGTTTTATTCCCCTGCTCTTTACGGTTGAACGCGAACTTGACAGGGGATATTCGCTTTCGTACCTGGATCTTTGGAAAAACATGGGATTTAAAACCATGGTAGGCCTGGCTCTACGCAATGGGAATACCAATATTGGCTTACTATGGCTCAGTATCGATGAAATTAACATTCCCATTTTGCAGGGTCTTTGCTCACAGGTCGCCATTGCCATGGGTAACATCATGGCTAATGAGGACATTCTACGCAGGCAGGCTGAACAAGCCTTAATGCTTGCTTTCTCCAATGAGCTTACCGGCGTTAAAACCAAAGCAGATTTGGATTATGTTACCTCTCAAACCTTGCAAAGCCTGTTTAATACCCGGATCGCCGTCCTTTACCTCTTAGCTGAGGATCAAGTTACCCTCCGGCCCTTCCTGTTTGATAAGCAGTTTTTTGACGAACAGGAAATGCAGGAGCGGATTGATTTTTATTCCCTTAAGGTCAGCGAAACGCACGTTAAGCAAGTGTTTGAAAGCACCCAGCCGCTGTTGCTTGAGATCGACGAGCATGTCGAAGCAAAATGCCTTAAACTATCCATACAACGCGAACAACGTAAGTATAAGAATGTATATGCGGCAGCATTACGGCTTGGTGAACAAGACTTAGGCATGCTGTGGATGCTTGGTGAACAAATCAACGGACCGCTTCTAGAGGCCATTTGTGCACAGATTTCCACCGCAGTTTCCAATGTACTAGCGGGCGAGCAGATTCTGCATTTGAAGAAACAGCTAGAAGATGAAAACGATTACCTCAAAGAGCAATTACGGACAAATTTCGACGAAATCGTCGGAAGTGGGCAGGCCATGCAGGAAGTGTACCGGCTTATTTCCCTGGTAGCTCCAAGTAATACGACGGTGCTGTTGCTAGGTGAAACCGGCACGGGTAAAGAACTGATTGCTAAAGCTATTCACAACGCATCAAGTCGTAAAGGTAAATTGATGATTAAAGTCAATTGTGCTGCCCTACCCCCAAACCTAGTTGAAAGTGAGCTGTTTGGCCATGAGCGTGGAGCCTTCACGGGTGCCGTCGAGCGACGGATTGGGAAGTTCGAATTAGCCCATAACAGTACCATTTTCCTGGATGAAATCGGCGAAATGCCGCTGGAGACCCAGGTCAAGTTACTCCGCGTTTTACAGGAAAAAGAAATGGAACGGGTGGGTGGTAAAGCGACGATTAAACTCAACGTACGGGTCATTGCAGCCACCAACCGCAATCTGGAAGCCGAAGTAAAAGCAGGCCGGTTTCGCTCGGATTTATATTACCGGTTAAATGTATTTCCTATTCACCTTCCAGCTCTGCGTGATCGGGTCGAAGACATGAAGAGCCTTGCCGATTTTTTTCTTTCTAAGTACAGTAAAAATGTGGGCAAGAAACCCATTAAACTTTCGGAAAATGCATTGCGGCAATTGCAAGCGTATTTATGGCCGGGAAACGTGCGGGAGCTGGAACACCTTATGGAACGAAGTGTATTACTTAACCCCGATCATCTGATACGCCAGTTTTTCCTGCCCAGTATAAGCGAGAATACGGCGGAAACCCCGGCCTTAGGATCGGACCTTTCGCTCGAAGAAGTCGAACGGACGTACATCATCCAGGTTTTACGCCGCTGCCAGGGAAAAATCTCAGGCATTGGCGGAGCGGCTGAAATTCTCGGTATACCCGGCAATACCGTTCATTCAAAAATGAAAAAGCTCCGCATTACGAAGGCCGACTACTTTGGCCATTAA
- a CDS encoding recombinase family protein — translation MLITKLDRLTRNVAFVFTLRHSGVNFLCCDMLEANSLTIGILATRSQYERDLIADRNQESPR, via the coding sequence TTGCTCATTACGAAACTGGATCGGCTGACTCGGAATGTCGCCTTTGTCTTTACCCTTCGCCATTCCGGAGTAAACTTCCTCTGCTGTGATATGCTGGAAGCTAATTCGCTAACGATTGGCATCTTGGCTACAAGGTCTCAATACGAGCGAGATCTAATCGCGGATCGAAACCAGGAAAGTCCTCGCTGA
- a CDS encoding helix-turn-helix domain-containing protein, with protein MLDLPLTTLDSSSENPDWLNQSQRYNHSIIQVLRYDSRLFALSCTGRMPHETRLFEPATVLLHVVQGEMQLDIHKQIHVIRAGEYGLLRKFTPARTVASVGPSEAYPVVYGFILQDEFIHRFAKPSSKVASVSSPYVDLPATALLDGFMQSIQTYVDQNQSLSRTLIDLKTQEALFALIQMEPNLQFLLHEYAVTQRTDLSEFMHRMFLYNLPLAELARQSGRSLSTFNREFRFLFGQSPHRWLMKQRLDHAYHLLQTGQVRPAELYWQVGFEDLPHFSRAFKKQFHQSPSQVFCPS; from the coding sequence ATGCTTGATCTCCCTTTAACTACTCTCGATTCAAGCTCTGAAAATCCTGACTGGCTAAACCAAAGTCAGCGTTACAATCACTCGATTATTCAGGTGCTCCGTTATGACAGCCGTCTATTTGCTCTTTCCTGTACTGGAAGAATGCCCCATGAAACCAGGCTATTTGAGCCCGCTACGGTCCTTTTACACGTGGTTCAGGGAGAAATGCAGCTTGACATACATAAGCAAATCCATGTAATCAGGGCGGGAGAATATGGTTTACTTCGAAAATTTACTCCCGCCCGCACGGTGGCAAGCGTTGGCCCATCCGAAGCTTATCCCGTAGTATATGGTTTCATCTTGCAGGATGAATTCATTCATCGATTTGCCAAGCCCTCTTCTAAAGTGGCCTCCGTTTCTTCCCCTTACGTGGATCTGCCAGCGACTGCTCTACTCGATGGATTTATGCAGTCTATCCAAACGTATGTAGACCAAAACCAATCCTTAAGTAGAACATTAATAGATTTGAAAACCCAGGAAGCTTTATTTGCCTTGATTCAAATGGAGCCCAACTTACAGTTTCTCCTCCATGAATATGCGGTTACTCAACGAACGGATTTAAGTGAGTTCATGCACCGGATGTTTCTGTATAACCTGCCTCTGGCTGAATTGGCCCGGCAGTCAGGCCGAAGTTTATCTACCTTCAATCGAGAGTTTCGCTTCTTGTTCGGACAATCCCCTCACCGCTGGCTCATGAAACAGCGTTTGGATCATGCCTACCATTTACTACAGACGGGACAAGTACGGCCAGCCGAGCTGTACTGGCAGGTCGGTTTTGAAGATTTGCCCCATTTTAGCAGAGCCTTTAAGAAACAATTTCACCAGTCTCCCTCGCAGGTCTTTTGTCCTTCCTGA
- a CDS encoding quinone oxidoreductase family protein, whose translation MKVVRINAFGGPEQLVLTEVLPAVAHPGQVVVKVEASGVGLVDSLVRRGMYPGLRQADLVPGGEVAGQVISLGDGVDEAWLGQRVYALIRMGGYAQEVAVATTDLIPLPDSITAVQAVGLGINALVATLALHRANLQPGQHLLVRGAGGGIGVMAVQLALQAGAVVTAVTSSEVRRTQLQAYGPINVLDRSEAVARTEYYDGIIDPVAGPETTLFLNKLRPNGHYVLIGMAAGLPPMDWGMSLLQIYSQSPSVSFLSLDSYPTHVLEEALTDAFTLVMQNKLKAVVQQTYALAEAAEAHRQLDLGEVFGKLVLTNQ comes from the coding sequence ATGAAAGTGGTTCGCATCAACGCGTTCGGAGGGCCCGAACAATTAGTACTGACTGAGGTATTGCCCGCCGTTGCTCATCCAGGTCAGGTGGTTGTTAAAGTAGAAGCAAGTGGGGTTGGGCTGGTGGATAGTTTAGTACGACGCGGAATGTACCCAGGCCTAAGACAAGCGGATTTAGTGCCTGGCGGCGAGGTAGCAGGGCAGGTAATATCTTTGGGTGATGGTGTCGATGAAGCCTGGCTGGGGCAACGAGTGTATGCGTTAATACGAATGGGTGGATACGCTCAGGAAGTAGCCGTAGCTACTACAGATCTGATTCCATTACCCGACTCCATAACGGCCGTACAAGCCGTAGGCCTGGGGATCAATGCCCTGGTAGCCACTCTCGCTCTTCACAGGGCTAATCTTCAACCGGGACAACATCTACTGGTGCGTGGAGCTGGAGGTGGGATTGGCGTAATGGCGGTTCAATTAGCCTTGCAGGCCGGAGCTGTGGTAACCGCTGTTACTTCCTCGGAAGTACGCCGAACGCAATTACAAGCGTACGGTCCGATTAACGTACTGGATCGGTCAGAGGCCGTTGCCAGAACTGAATACTATGATGGGATTATTGATCCAGTGGCGGGGCCAGAGACCACTCTTTTCCTAAATAAACTTCGTCCGAATGGACATTACGTGCTGATAGGCATGGCTGCAGGGTTACCGCCCATGGATTGGGGCATGAGCCTATTGCAAATCTATTCCCAGTCTCCATCCGTATCATTTTTGAGTTTAGATTCCTACCCGACTCACGTGTTAGAGGAGGCCTTAACAGATGCCTTTACGCTGGTGATGCAGAATAAGCTTAAAGCCGTGGTACAGCAAACCTATGCATTAGCTGAAGCGGCAGAAGCTCATCGTCAGCTCGACTTAGGAGAGGTGTTTGGCAAACTGGTACTGACCAATCAATAA
- a CDS encoding arabinose isomerase, whose product MTTHSFVASSPHHRLTTNYDTLKIGLFGVGLDTYWPQFDGLQSRLLSYVQVVADQLQRPFTEVINLGLIDTPDKATQAGHQFRQQDVDILFIYVTTYALSATVLPVVQRTKVPVILLNLSPEAAIDYTSFNQLKDRARMTGEWLAYCSACPVPEIANVFRRAGISFQQITGMLHNDPSCWNQITEWIEAAYVAKVMAHNRLGLIGNYYSGMLDIYSDPTLQLITFGGQMIILEVDELSELKHQVTAEAIQQRIALFNQVFAIQADCPITELERAARTSVALDQLVDKYGLGSIAYYHKGTGNPANADTMSSIILGTSLLTGRGVPVAGEYEIKNAQAMKILDTFGAGGSFTEYYAMDYTDDVVLMGHDGPGHVGIAEGKTKVRPLQVYHGKVGSGLSVEMSVKNGPVTLLSVVENGQGELFLLVAEGESVPGPILEIGNTNSRYRFPMGARQFVTDWNSYGPAHHCAVGVGHIASKIKKLGQLLQIKTIQVSL is encoded by the coding sequence ATGACTACCCATTCATTCGTTGCTTCTTCACCACATCATCGCTTGACTACCAACTATGATACGCTAAAAATAGGGCTATTTGGTGTAGGGCTCGATACGTACTGGCCTCAGTTCGACGGACTGCAGTCACGTTTACTGAGTTACGTGCAGGTAGTAGCCGATCAGTTACAGCGTCCCTTCACTGAGGTAATTAATTTAGGGTTGATCGATACGCCTGATAAAGCTACGCAGGCTGGTCATCAGTTTCGGCAGCAGGACGTTGATATCCTCTTTATTTACGTAACCACGTATGCCCTATCGGCTACCGTTTTGCCCGTGGTTCAACGCACAAAAGTGCCCGTTATTTTGCTCAATCTTTCGCCTGAAGCCGCTATCGATTATACGTCTTTTAATCAGCTCAAAGACCGTGCACGCATGACGGGCGAATGGCTGGCGTATTGTTCGGCCTGTCCCGTTCCCGAAATTGCCAACGTATTCCGGCGGGCCGGTATTTCATTTCAGCAGATCACGGGCATGCTTCATAATGACCCGAGCTGCTGGAATCAGATTACTGAATGGATCGAAGCCGCCTATGTGGCTAAAGTCATGGCACACAATCGACTGGGCTTGATTGGTAATTATTACAGTGGGATGCTGGATATTTATTCAGACCCAACCCTCCAGCTCATTACCTTCGGCGGTCAAATGATCATTCTGGAAGTTGATGAACTTTCTGAGCTGAAGCATCAGGTAACGGCTGAAGCCATTCAGCAACGTATTGCCTTATTCAATCAGGTGTTTGCGATACAGGCCGACTGTCCAATCACGGAACTTGAGCGGGCGGCCCGCACGTCGGTAGCCCTGGATCAATTGGTGGACAAATACGGACTTGGATCGATAGCTTATTACCACAAAGGGACGGGTAACCCCGCCAACGCGGATACGATGAGTTCGATCATTTTGGGTACTTCGCTGCTGACCGGGCGAGGGGTGCCGGTAGCGGGCGAATACGAGATCAAAAACGCTCAGGCCATGAAAATTCTGGACACCTTCGGAGCCGGGGGCTCCTTCACCGAATACTACGCAATGGACTATACCGATGATGTGGTACTGATGGGTCATGACGGACCGGGCCACGTGGGCATCGCTGAAGGCAAGACTAAAGTACGCCCCTTACAGGTGTACCACGGTAAAGTGGGCTCTGGTTTATCCGTAGAGATGTCCGTCAAAAATGGCCCCGTTACATTGTTGTCCGTGGTTGAAAATGGGCAGGGGGAACTGTTTTTGCTGGTAGCAGAAGGTGAATCGGTGCCGGGTCCTATTCTGGAAATTGGTAATACGAACAGCCGGTATCGATTCCCAATGGGTGCCAGGCAGTTTGTCACAGACTGGAATAGCTACGGACCTGCTCATCATTGTGCGGTCGGCGTGGGCCATATCGCGTCAAAAATCAAAAAGCTAGGTCAGTTACTGCAGATCAAAACCATTCAGGTTAGCCTCTGA
- a CDS encoding family 43 glycosylhydrolase, whose product MKSSRRVLCQILFLFVFAQFTSQRVTAQSGSPVSLQNFTETGKQVTRFDAIGDAIDAHDGEIAYFDGVYYLYGTSYDCGFEWQNKQAPFCGFKVYTSPDLMNWTDRGYLFDAQTPVWQSRCNGSTYGCFRPHVIYNQQTKTYVLWINVYDNRVGFRVFTSSAPTGPFTEVAEPTLAINSTSPVAGLNNGDHDTFVDEDGTAYLAYTDWRAKGAIVIEQLTADYLSGTGRHVNAVTKEKTEAPGLFKRKGLYYITYSDPNCGYCSGTGTAYRTAQFPLGPWSEGRRISDNSCGGQPSFVSTIKLASDSLFLYGSDLWNNGARNEALANYYWTPLEFNTDGSIKPIDCSKTPVMNIRKGRTSKPSSTSEPLYSIRCSVTGTHSERQVFRASQTGLLTSVSITAYKKDNPNAPLQLTLYASEDSATAATPLYQSSLSATMLSWSPKNRVVHPNVRVQAGMPYTLQISSTTSEGCYGLAYTEGPAVRRGQRKPINTSIQNQSIRFRTTIQKTK is encoded by the coding sequence ATGAAATCATCCCGACGAGTACTCTGCCAAATTTTATTTCTCTTTGTGTTTGCACAGTTTACTAGCCAACGTGTAACCGCTCAATCCGGCTCCCCCGTTTCTCTTCAAAATTTTACGGAAACGGGTAAACAAGTGACCCGCTTCGACGCTATAGGCGATGCTATTGACGCTCATGATGGTGAGATTGCGTATTTCGACGGGGTATATTACCTGTACGGTACGAGCTACGACTGCGGCTTTGAGTGGCAGAACAAGCAGGCACCGTTCTGCGGATTCAAGGTATATACCTCACCTGACCTGATGAACTGGACGGACCGGGGGTATTTATTCGATGCCCAAACGCCGGTATGGCAATCTCGCTGCAACGGCAGTACGTACGGGTGCTTTCGCCCCCACGTGATTTACAACCAGCAGACCAAGACATACGTGTTGTGGATTAATGTATACGACAACCGGGTTGGCTTTCGGGTGTTCACCAGTTCGGCTCCCACTGGCCCTTTTACCGAAGTAGCCGAACCGACGCTGGCTATTAACAGCACATCGCCTGTGGCGGGGCTGAATAACGGCGACCACGACACGTTCGTGGATGAAGACGGCACGGCTTATCTGGCCTACACCGACTGGCGGGCTAAGGGTGCCATCGTCATCGAGCAGCTGACGGCTGACTACTTATCGGGAACGGGCCGGCACGTCAATGCCGTAACGAAAGAAAAGACGGAAGCACCGGGTCTTTTTAAGCGAAAGGGTCTGTATTACATTACGTATTCCGACCCCAATTGCGGGTATTGCTCGGGGACTGGTACAGCCTACCGTACTGCCCAATTCCCCCTTGGGCCCTGGTCGGAAGGGCGTCGGATCAGTGACAACTCCTGCGGTGGACAACCCTCCTTCGTGTCTACTATTAAGCTGGCGAGTGATTCGCTGTTCCTGTACGGAAGTGATTTATGGAACAATGGTGCCCGTAATGAAGCACTTGCCAATTATTACTGGACGCCGTTGGAATTTAATACGGACGGGTCAATTAAACCGATTGACTGTTCAAAAACCCCTGTAATGAATATCCGTAAAGGCCGCACTTCTAAACCGTCATCTACTTCCGAGCCCCTGTACTCAATTCGTTGCTCCGTAACGGGTACGCATTCGGAACGCCAGGTGTTCCGGGCATCGCAAACGGGCTTACTGACAAGCGTGTCGATTACGGCTTATAAGAAAGACAATCCGAACGCCCCGCTTCAGCTTACCTTGTATGCATCGGAAGACTCTGCTACAGCAGCTACACCGTTGTACCAGAGTAGTTTGTCGGCAACTATGCTTAGCTGGTCCCCCAAGAACAGAGTAGTTCATCCGAATGTACGGGTACAGGCTGGCATGCCGTATACGCTACAGATAAGTTCAACAACATCGGAGGGTTGCTACGGCCTGGCCTATACCGAGGGACCAGCCGTAAGGCGTGGACAGAGAAAACCTATAAATACGTCCATTCAAAATCAGTCGATCCGCTTTCGCACGACTATCCAGAAAACGAAATAG
- a CDS encoding RagB/SusD family nutrient uptake outer membrane protein produces the protein MKKNLFFIALLLSLSQFSCKEDFLVTTDPTRIGTEVFYKNETQFRQAVNGVYGQLQTITNSAYVFGELPSDNTTVDLNPLDRGDAVRWEAFEFSTVNAGNTDISSLWRQYYSALYNINYTLEKLSISGLDATAKAPIEGQLKFLRAYFYFHLVQYFGDLVLVTSTLGNPDQAFDLVRSPQAQVWVQIEIDLTDAVASLPATYPATQVGSATKGAALALLGKVYLTQKKYSEAVSTLKQVTGYTLNPVYADNFNPAKKNGPESIFEVQYQGGNDLGEWSSFAYVFAPRASAAAITGFASTPPGGRNIPTNDLIAAYEPGDLRKDASLKTSYTLNGTVVNIPYIIKYTHPHTISGRTDDNWPVLRYADVLLMLAEALNEQFGPTPEAYGYLNQVRTRAGLKEVSGLDKAAFKMSVLKERRVELAFENHRWFDLKRTMTPAELAAFMNTYGAKERANPTVSRGGISFTAQDYVYSDYEYYLPIPASEILINSKLTQNAGY, from the coding sequence ATGAAAAAGAACCTTTTTTTTATAGCCCTGTTGCTGAGCCTGAGTCAATTCTCGTGTAAGGAAGATTTTCTGGTTACAACAGATCCAACCCGGATTGGTACCGAGGTCTTTTATAAAAACGAAACGCAATTTCGCCAGGCTGTGAACGGCGTGTATGGGCAATTACAGACCATCACAAATTCAGCCTACGTCTTTGGGGAATTGCCTTCTGATAATACAACCGTCGATCTCAATCCGCTGGATCGGGGGGATGCGGTGCGTTGGGAAGCCTTCGAATTCTCGACCGTAAATGCCGGTAATACAGACATTTCCAGTCTTTGGAGACAGTACTACTCTGCCTTGTATAACATCAACTATACGCTCGAGAAATTAAGCATCAGTGGGCTCGATGCGACTGCAAAAGCACCAATCGAAGGGCAGTTGAAGTTCCTGCGTGCCTACTTTTATTTTCATCTGGTTCAGTACTTTGGCGATCTTGTCCTTGTCACCTCGACGTTAGGCAATCCTGACCAAGCCTTTGATCTGGTACGCTCACCGCAGGCGCAGGTCTGGGTGCAGATTGAAATAGACCTCACAGATGCGGTTGCGAGCTTACCAGCAACCTATCCGGCGACTCAGGTGGGCAGTGCCACCAAGGGTGCTGCTTTGGCTTTGCTGGGTAAAGTGTACCTGACGCAGAAAAAATACAGTGAGGCCGTATCAACCCTGAAGCAGGTGACAGGATACACACTGAACCCTGTTTACGCGGATAATTTCAACCCAGCTAAAAAGAACGGACCCGAATCCATCTTTGAAGTTCAATACCAGGGCGGCAACGATCTGGGTGAGTGGAGCAGTTTTGCGTATGTGTTTGCCCCCCGAGCGTCGGCTGCCGCGATCACCGGCTTTGCCAGCACCCCGCCTGGCGGGCGAAATATACCGACCAACGACCTGATTGCTGCGTATGAACCCGGCGATCTACGGAAGGATGCCTCGCTAAAAACGAGTTACACCCTAAACGGTACGGTCGTCAATATTCCCTACATTATTAAATACACGCATCCTCATACCATTAGCGGACGAACCGACGACAACTGGCCGGTGCTTCGGTACGCCGACGTACTGCTGATGCTGGCTGAAGCCCTGAACGAGCAATTCGGCCCTACTCCGGAAGCGTACGGGTACCTGAATCAGGTGCGGACACGGGCGGGCCTGAAGGAAGTGTCCGGTCTTGACAAAGCCGCCTTTAAAATGTCAGTCCTGAAGGAGCGACGTGTCGAACTGGCCTTCGAAAATCATCGCTGGTTTGATCTGAAGCGAACCATGACCCCGGCGGAACTAGCCGCGTTCATGAATACCTATGGGGCTAAAGAAAGGGCGAATCCGACTGTTTCTAGAGGGGGCATTTCCTTCACCGCTCAGGATTACGTGTACAGCGATTATGAGTACTATCTACCCATCCCAGCTTCTGAGATTCTTATCAACAGTAAATTGACCCAAAATGCTGGGTACTAA